A genomic window from Thermococcus nautili includes:
- a CDS encoding Na+/H+ antiporter subunit E translates to MEEASRASKFAYTFIVLFILWLVVTASLDSQELITGAVIALIVAALTHDVFTKAGLANLHPKRVAYAIAYIPYFLWAMIMANLDVAYRVLHPARPIRPGIVKCKTVLNSDTGKLSLANSITLTPGTITLDVDEDNYFIHWIWVPDEVLNAKDDSEHVEKASEAITRPFEKYLRVIFG, encoded by the coding sequence ATGGAAGAAGCAAGTCGCGCCAGCAAGTTCGCCTACACTTTTATCGTGCTGTTTATTCTGTGGCTGGTCGTCACGGCCAGCCTTGACAGCCAGGAGTTGATAACCGGAGCCGTTATAGCTTTAATAGTAGCGGCACTGACGCACGACGTCTTCACCAAAGCAGGACTGGCAAACCTTCATCCAAAGAGGGTCGCCTACGCAATAGCATACATACCGTACTTCCTGTGGGCCATGATAATGGCCAACCTTGACGTGGCTTACAGGGTTCTTCACCCGGCGAGGCCCATAAGGCCCGGAATCGTCAAGTGCAAGACGGTTCTCAACAGCGACACCGGAAAGCTTTCTCTGGCAAACTCGATAACCCTCACACCAGGAACGATAACTCTCGACGTCGACGAGGATAACTACTTCATCCACTGGATTTGGGTTCCGGACGAGGTCCTCAACGCCAAGGACGATTCTGAGCACGTCGAAAAGGCCTCTGAGGCCATAACGAGGCCCTTTGAAAAGTACCTGAGGGTGATATTCGGATGA
- a CDS encoding monovalent cation/H+ antiporter complex subunit F has product MIGINIYLALIAIATLLSTYRVFRGPTTVDRLVAVDIMTTITTGLMVLFALYYGRMIYISVALVYALLAFGGVIAFARYLEGGL; this is encoded by the coding sequence ATGATAGGGATTAACATTTATCTCGCCCTGATTGCGATAGCAACGCTCCTCAGCACCTACAGGGTCTTCAGGGGACCGACGACAGTTGACAGGCTGGTCGCCGTTGACATCATGACGACCATAACCACCGGGCTGATGGTGCTCTTCGCGCTCTACTACGGCAGAATGATTTACATCAGCGTTGCCCTCGTCTACGCGCTCCTTGCCTTCGGTGGAGTCATAGCCTTTGCCCGCTACCTGGAGGGAGGCCTATGA
- a CDS encoding radical SAM protein, translated as MIELRLPHVTFEDLGDTIRLIWRETLYADFPKRELERVIRKKYRVSPQITARNGALIIDTDYEKVEGFIALYIQNNLGALLRNRYTKRKVLYIHEAMDVPLLGYNAFGLIDRGTNLIQIRGVSGCNLSCIFCSVDEGPYSRTRKLDYVVDIDYLMKWFDEVARIKGRGLEAHLDGQGEPLIYPFRVELVQALREHPNVSVISMQSNGTLLNDKLVEELAEAGLDRVNLSIHSLDPDKAKMLMGMKSYDLEHVLEMAEALVNAGIDVLIAPVIIFGINDDEAEAFIEFARKIGAGKRWPALGFQNYIPYKFGRNPVIAKTVPFKEFYAWLRGLEEKTGMKPLVLKPSHFGMEKREFIPLAFRPGEVVKAEVVLPGRIEGEMLAKARNRLIEVVGTKAEVGDRIKVRIVRTRHGIYIGTEV; from the coding sequence ATGATAGAGCTTCGCCTTCCCCACGTGACGTTTGAGGATTTGGGAGACACGATACGGCTAATCTGGCGTGAGACCCTTTACGCGGACTTTCCAAAGCGAGAGCTTGAACGGGTCATCCGGAAGAAGTACCGCGTCTCACCTCAAATCACGGCCCGAAACGGCGCGCTAATCATAGACACCGACTACGAGAAAGTTGAAGGCTTCATAGCGCTCTACATTCAAAACAACCTCGGAGCACTTCTCAGGAACCGCTACACGAAGAGGAAGGTCCTCTACATTCACGAGGCCATGGACGTTCCGCTCCTCGGCTACAACGCCTTCGGTTTGATAGACAGGGGAACTAACCTGATTCAAATTAGGGGCGTCAGCGGGTGCAACCTGAGCTGTATCTTCTGCTCCGTTGATGAGGGGCCATATTCGAGGACGAGAAAGCTTGACTACGTCGTTGATATCGACTATTTGATGAAGTGGTTCGACGAGGTCGCGAGGATAAAGGGAAGGGGTTTGGAGGCACACCTCGACGGTCAGGGTGAACCGCTCATCTACCCCTTCAGAGTGGAACTCGTTCAGGCGTTGCGGGAGCACCCGAACGTCTCGGTAATCTCGATGCAGAGCAACGGGACGCTTCTCAACGACAAGCTCGTCGAGGAGTTGGCGGAGGCCGGCCTCGACAGGGTGAACCTCTCAATACACTCCCTCGACCCGGACAAGGCGAAGATGCTCATGGGAATGAAGAGCTACGACCTTGAGCACGTTCTGGAGATGGCGGAGGCCCTTGTGAACGCGGGAATAGACGTCCTCATTGCCCCGGTCATAATTTTCGGAATCAACGACGACGAGGCGGAGGCGTTCATAGAGTTCGCGAGGAAAATCGGCGCCGGAAAGCGCTGGCCGGCCCTCGGCTTCCAGAACTACATTCCCTACAAGTTCGGCAGGAACCCGGTCATAGCCAAGACTGTCCCCTTCAAGGAGTTCTACGCCTGGCTGAGGGGGCTTGAGGAGAAAACAGGAATGAAGCCCCTCGTCCTGAAGCCGAGCCACTTCGGCATGGAGAAGCGCGAGTTCATTCCCCTCGCCTTCCGGCCTGGGGAGGTCGTAAAGGCAGAGGTCGTCCTTCCGGGCAGGATTGAGGGTGAAATGCTTGCGAAGGCCAGAAACCGGCTCATCGAGGTCGTTGGAACGAAGGCGGAAGTCGGGGACAGAATAAAGGTGAGAATCGTGCGGACGAGGCACGGTATCTACATCGGGACCGAGGTTTGA